A DNA window from Delphinus delphis chromosome 6, mDelDel1.2, whole genome shotgun sequence contains the following coding sequences:
- the BARX1 gene encoding homeobox protein BarH-like 1: MQRPGEPGAVRFGPPEGCADHRPHRYRSFMIEEILTEPPGPKGAAPASAAAAAGELLKFGVQALLAARPFHSHLAVLKAEQAAVFKFPLAPLGCSGLGSALLAAGPGLPGAAGAPHLPLELQLRGKLEAPGAGEPGTKAKKGRRSRTVFTELQLMGLEKRFEKQKYLSTPDRIDLAESLGLSQLQVKTWYQNRRMKWKKIVLQGGGLESPTKPKGRPKKNSIPTSEQLTEQERAKEAEKPAEAPGEAGDRSHED; this comes from the exons ATGCAGCGGCCGGGGGAGCCGGGCGCAGTGCGCTTCGGCCCGCCCGAGGGCTGCGCCGACCACCGGCCGCACCGCTACCGCAGCTTCATGATCGAGGAAATCCTCACTGAGCCTCCGGGGCCCAAGGGCGCCGCTCCTGcctctgccgccgccgccgcgggcgAGCTGCTCAAGTTCGGCGTGCAGGCTCTGCTGGCGGCGCGGCCCTTCCACAGCCACCTGG CCGTGCTGAAGGCCGAGCAGGCAGCGGTGTTTAAGTTCCCGCTGGCGCCGCTTGGCTGCTCCGGGTTGGGCTCGGCGCTGCTTGCTGCGGGGCCTGGGCTGCCCGGCGCTGCCGGCGCGCCGCACCTGCCGCTCGAGCTGCAGCTCCGCGGGAAGCTGGAGGCGCCTGGCGCCGGGGAGCCGGGCACCAAGGCCAAGAAGGGGCGTCGGAGCCGCACCGTGTTCACCGAGCTGCAGCTGATGGGCCTAGAGAAACGCTTCGAGAAGCAGAAGTACCTCTCCACGCCCGACAG AATAGATCTCGCCGAGTCCCTGGGTCTGAGCCAGTTGCAGGTGAAGACGTGGTACCAGAATCGAAGGATGAAGTGGAAGAAAATA GTGCTGCAGGGCGGCGGCCTGGAGTCTCCCACCAAGCCCAAGGGGAGGCCCAAGAAGAACTCCATCCCCACGAGCGAACAGCTCACGGAGCAGGAGCGCGCCAAGGAAGCGGAGAAGCCGGCGGAGGCGCCGGGCGAGGCCGGCGACCGGAGCCACGAGGACTGA